From Roseburia hominis, the proteins below share one genomic window:
- the fba gene encoding class II fructose-1,6-bisphosphate aldolase produces the protein MLVSAKEMLDKAKAGHYAVGQFNINNLEWTKCILTAAEETKSPVILGVSEGAGKYMCGYKTVVGMVNGMLEEMNITVPVALHLDHGSYDGCMKCIEAGFSSVMFDGSHYPIEENVEKTKELVAICHEKGISIEAEVGAIGGEEDGVVGMGECADPQECKMIADLGVDFLAAGIGNIHGKYPANWQGLSFETLDAVQQLTGTLPLVLHGGTGIPDDMIKKAIDLGVSKINVNTECQLVFAEATRKYIEAGKDLEGKGFDPRKLLKPGADAIIAKVKEKMELFGSVGKAE, from the coding sequence ATGTTAGTATCAGCAAAAGAAATGCTTGATAAAGCGAAAGCTGGCCACTATGCAGTAGGGCAGTTCAACATTAATAACCTTGAGTGGACAAAGTGTATCCTGACAGCAGCAGAGGAGACAAAATCACCGGTAATCCTTGGTGTATCTGAGGGTGCTGGAAAGTATATGTGTGGATATAAGACGGTAGTAGGTATGGTTAACGGTATGCTGGAAGAGATGAACATTACTGTTCCGGTAGCACTTCACCTTGACCATGGCAGCTACGACGGATGTATGAAGTGTATCGAAGCAGGATTTTCTTCTGTTATGTTCGATGGCTCTCATTATCCGATCGAAGAGAACGTAGAGAAGACCAAAGAGCTTGTAGCTATCTGCCATGAGAAGGGCATTTCCATCGAGGCAGAGGTTGGAGCAATCGGCGGCGAGGAAGACGGAGTTGTAGGTATGGGCGAGTGTGCAGATCCGCAGGAATGCAAGATGATCGCTGACCTTGGCGTAGATTTCCTGGCAGCAGGTATCGGTAACATTCACGGAAAATACCCGGCAAACTGGCAGGGACTTAGCTTTGAGACTCTGGACGCAGTTCAGCAGCTGACAGGAACACTTCCGTTAGTTCTTCACGGCGGTACAGGTATTCCGGATGATATGATCAAGAAAGCAATCGATCTTGGCGTATCTAAGATTAACGTTAATACAGAGTGCCAGTTAGTATTTGCAGAAGCAACACGTAAATACATCGAAGCTGGAAAAGACCTGGAAGGCAAAGGATTTGACCCGCGTAAACTTTTGAAACCGGGCGCAGATGCAATCATTGCCAAAGTAAAAGAGAAGATGGAATTATTTGGTTCTGTAGGAAAGGCTGAATAG
- a CDS encoding LrgB family protein, which translates to MNQLMLNSATVGIVISVLAYEIGMAVKKKWKLAILNPLLISIILVIGVLLLLDVDYESYNVSAKYLSYLLTPATVCLAIPLYQQLELLKKNAFAIFVGILSGVLTSLVSIWAMAVLFQLTHEEYVTLLPKSITTAIGMGVSEELGGYAAISAAVIIITGVLGNIIAETVCKIARIRHPIARGLALGTSAHAIGTARAMEMGEVEGAMSSLAIVSAGLFTVIGASIFAGFY; encoded by the coding sequence ATGAATCAACTCATGCTTAATTCTGCAACGGTAGGAATCGTGATCAGCGTACTGGCCTATGAGATCGGAATGGCAGTGAAGAAAAAATGGAAGCTGGCAATTTTGAATCCGCTTTTGATTTCCATCATCCTGGTTATCGGAGTTTTGCTGCTTTTGGATGTGGATTACGAGAGCTATAATGTGAGCGCAAAATATTTGAGTTATCTGCTTACACCTGCAACGGTTTGCCTTGCCATCCCTCTTTATCAGCAGTTGGAGTTATTAAAAAAGAACGCATTTGCAATTTTCGTGGGAATTTTGTCCGGTGTCCTGACCAGTCTGGTCTCCATCTGGGCGATGGCAGTGTTATTCCAATTAACTCATGAGGAATATGTGACGCTGCTTCCCAAATCAATCACAACGGCAATCGGTATGGGCGTGTCGGAGGAACTGGGCGGTTATGCGGCGATTTCGGCTGCAGTCATCATTATCACAGGTGTCCTGGGAAATATAATCGCGGAGACTGTTTGCAAAATAGCCCGCATCAGGCATCCGATTGCAAGAGGACTGGCACTCGGTACGTCGGCACATGCGATCGGCACAGCCAGAGCGATGGAAATGGGAGAGGTGGAAGGCGCCATGAGCAGCCTGGCAATCGTGTCAGCCGGATTATTTACAGTCATAGGTGCGTCCATATTTGCCGGATTTTACTAA
- a CDS encoding N-acetylmuramoyl-L-alanine amidase, whose product MPYSIMLDAGHGGARDPGAVYNGRQEKEDNLNLVLAIGEILQNNGLDVEYTRTTDVYESPSQKAREANEAGVDFFVSIHRNSSPVPGQYMGVESLVYDLSGIKYEMAQNINAQLETVGFVNLGVKARPNLVVLRRTQMPAVLVEVGFINSETDNRIFDENFEAIAQAIARGILETLNLGGTETTGPGETEHPRVNYRVQVGAFRHQPYAQRLLRELTEQDFPADIYEGGPYYRVQVGNYETLDEAVGMERRLKRAGYPTVVVSS is encoded by the coding sequence ATGCCATATTCAATCATGCTCGATGCCGGTCACGGAGGGGCGCGGGATCCTGGCGCTGTGTATAACGGGCGGCAGGAGAAAGAGGATAATCTGAACCTGGTACTGGCAATTGGTGAGATTCTGCAAAATAATGGACTGGACGTGGAATATACCAGGACGACGGATGTATATGAAAGTCCTTCTCAAAAGGCGAGGGAAGCAAATGAGGCCGGGGTGGATTTCTTCGTGTCGATCCATCGTAATTCCAGCCCGGTTCCGGGACAATACATGGGAGTAGAAAGTCTGGTCTACGATTTGTCCGGAATCAAATATGAGATGGCGCAGAACATTAATGCACAGTTGGAGACGGTGGGATTCGTGAATCTGGGTGTAAAAGCCCGTCCAAATCTGGTGGTTCTTCGCAGAACGCAGATGCCGGCCGTACTGGTCGAGGTAGGATTTATCAATTCCGAGACGGACAACAGGATTTTTGATGAAAACTTTGAGGCAATCGCCCAGGCAATTGCCCGGGGCATATTGGAAACACTGAACCTGGGTGGAACAGAGACAACCGGCCCGGGGGAAACGGAACACCCGCGCGTAAATTACCGTGTGCAGGTGGGCGCATTCCGCCATCAGCCATACGCACAAAGGCTCCTGCGCGAACTGACAGAACAGGATTTTCCGGCAGATATATACGAAGGCGGCCCCTATTACCGCGTACAGGTGGGAAATTATGAAACACTGGACGAAGCAGTGGGAATGGAGAGACGTTTAAAACGGGCAGGGTATCCTACTGTTGTCGTCAGCTCCTAG
- the whiA gene encoding DNA-binding protein WhiA, translated as MSFSGNVKEELSRQLSPARHCQIAEMAAIISMCGTVVIDSRGRYFLKIRTENLAVARKCFTLLKKTFNIETDTAVRVNRSKGSVTFHVIVKKHEDTMRVLQAAKLTDRYGEISEELSLVRNIVVQETCCKRAFLRGVFLSCGSMSNPEKSYHLEIVCASNEKASQVQKLMQCFSLDAKIVPRKKSFVVYLKEGSQIVDMLNVMEAHVALMEFENVRILKEMRNSVNRKVNCETANINKTVSAAVKQIEDIKYIQETKGLDELPEGLKDMALTRLTYPEASLKELGGLLATPVGKSGVNHRLRKLSEIAEELKANQGGAV; from the coding sequence ATGTCATTTTCAGGAAATGTAAAAGAAGAACTGTCCAGACAGTTAAGCCCTGCCAGGCATTGTCAGATTGCGGAAATGGCAGCAATCATCAGCATGTGTGGAACGGTGGTAATTGACAGCAGAGGGCGGTATTTTCTTAAAATCCGCACGGAAAATCTGGCAGTTGCAAGAAAATGCTTTACTTTATTGAAAAAAACATTTAATATAGAGACTGATACAGCGGTTCGGGTGAATCGTTCCAAGGGCAGCGTAACCTTCCATGTGATCGTGAAAAAGCATGAAGATACGATGCGGGTGCTGCAAGCGGCGAAGCTGACAGACCGATACGGAGAGATTTCCGAGGAACTATCGTTGGTGCGGAATATAGTGGTCCAGGAGACGTGTTGTAAGCGGGCATTTTTGCGCGGGGTCTTTTTATCCTGCGGCTCCATGAGCAATCCTGAGAAGTCCTATCATTTGGAGATCGTATGCGCGAGCAATGAGAAGGCATCCCAGGTCCAGAAGCTGATGCAGTGCTTTTCGCTGGATGCAAAGATCGTGCCGAGAAAGAAATCTTTTGTGGTGTACCTGAAGGAAGGTTCCCAGATCGTTGACATGCTTAATGTCATGGAGGCGCATGTGGCGCTGATGGAATTTGAGAATGTTCGGATTCTGAAAGAGATGAGGAACTCTGTGAACCGAAAGGTGAACTGCGAGACTGCGAATATCAATAAAACAGTTTCCGCTGCGGTGAAGCAGATAGAGGATATAAAATATATTCAGGAAACGAAGGGATTAGATGAGCTGCCGGAAGGATTGAAAGATATGGCCCTGACAAGACTTACATATCCAGAGGCATCTTTGAAAGAACTGGGAGGGCTTTTGGCTACGCCTGTGGGCAAATCGGGCGTGAACCACAGACTCCGCAAACTGAGTGAAATTGCCGAAGAGTTAAAGGCAAATCAAGGAGGAGCAGTATGA
- a CDS encoding sigma-70 domain-containing protein — translation MAGKLEFREKLAGIQSLCKSKNNQIEKSEVEEYFQEDNLSREQMDLVFDYLLSQNIVVKNYIKTGGAVIQAEENEEIALSAEEQQYLSTYEEELRQMKDNPFLKNCLQNVIQIANELHRPEIFLGDMVQEGNVGLMTAMSQENYTEATLLKAARENIQALLESQTETRKKDRRMADRVNDLDQQIQQLTQDLGRKITVDELATHLNITEEEIADILKLAGEDLPPND, via the coding sequence ATGGCAGGAAAATTAGAATTTCGCGAAAAACTGGCAGGAATACAAAGCCTTTGCAAAAGCAAAAACAATCAAATAGAAAAAAGCGAAGTAGAAGAATATTTTCAGGAGGACAACCTGTCAAGAGAACAGATGGATCTGGTCTTCGACTATCTACTTTCCCAAAACATTGTCGTAAAGAATTACATTAAGACCGGCGGTGCAGTCATTCAGGCCGAAGAAAACGAAGAAATCGCCCTGTCAGCCGAAGAACAGCAGTACCTTAGCACCTATGAAGAAGAGCTCCGCCAGATGAAAGACAATCCCTTTCTAAAGAACTGCCTCCAAAACGTCATTCAAATAGCCAACGAACTCCATCGTCCCGAAATCTTCCTCGGAGACATGGTACAAGAAGGAAACGTCGGCCTCATGACCGCCATGTCCCAGGAAAACTACACAGAAGCGACCCTTCTTAAGGCGGCCCGCGAAAACATACAAGCCCTCCTGGAGTCCCAGACCGAGACCCGAAAAAAAGACAGACGAATGGCCGACCGCGTAAACGATCTTGACCAGCAAATCCAGCAACTAACCCAGGACCTCGGCCGCAAAATCACCGTAGACGAACTGGCCACCCACCTAAACATCACCGAAGAAGAAATCGCCGATATCCTAAAACTAGCCGGAGAAGACCTCCCTCCAAATGACTAA
- the rapZ gene encoding RNase adapter RapZ produces MRFVIVTGMSGAGKSTTLKMMEDIGYFCVDNLPIPLVPKLTELMLVPGGEITKIALGLDIRNGQSLNEMEHILKEMDEGGIAYEILFLDASDESLVKRYKETRRNHPLAGGGRVELGIAKERQKIEFLKQHAEYILDTSRMLTRELKAELNKIFMENKEYKNLYINVLSFGFKYGIPNDADLVFDVRFLPNPYYIEELRPLSGNDKEVQDYVMGNETAVKFLEKLVEMVEFLIPNYVAEGKHQLVIAIGCTGGKHRSVTLANALFEKLEEREASYGLKKEHRDIEKDAITKAK; encoded by the coding sequence ATGCGTTTTGTGATCGTGACAGGCATGTCCGGTGCCGGTAAAAGTACAACCTTAAAGATGATGGAGGACATAGGGTATTTTTGTGTGGACAATCTGCCGATTCCTCTGGTCCCGAAGCTGACGGAGCTTATGCTGGTGCCGGGCGGCGAGATCACGAAGATCGCGCTTGGACTTGACATCCGGAACGGGCAGAGCCTCAACGAGATGGAGCACATTTTAAAAGAGATGGATGAGGGCGGGATCGCCTATGAGATTCTGTTCCTCGATGCATCAGATGAGTCTCTGGTCAAACGCTACAAGGAGACCCGGAGGAACCACCCGCTTGCGGGAGGCGGAAGAGTTGAACTGGGGATTGCCAAAGAACGGCAGAAGATCGAGTTCCTGAAGCAGCATGCAGAATATATTCTGGACACCAGCCGGATGCTGACGCGGGAACTGAAGGCGGAGCTGAATAAAATCTTTATGGAGAACAAAGAATATAAGAACCTGTATATTAATGTTTTATCTTTTGGGTTCAAATACGGGATACCAAATGATGCGGACCTGGTGTTCGATGTGAGATTTCTTCCGAATCCTTACTATATCGAAGAGCTGCGTCCTTTAAGCGGCAACGATAAAGAGGTGCAGGATTATGTGATGGGAAATGAGACCGCTGTGAAGTTTTTGGAGAAACTGGTGGAGATGGTAGAATTTCTGATCCCCAATTATGTGGCGGAAGGAAAGCATCAGCTTGTGATCGCCATTGGCTGCACGGGCGGAAAGCACCGCTCGGTCACTCTGGCAAATGCATTGTTTGAAAAACTGGAAGAGCGCGAAGCGTCTTATGGCTTAAAAAAAGAGCATCGTGATATTGAGAAGGATGCCATTACGAAGGCAAAGTAG
- the murB gene encoding UDP-N-acetylmuramate dehydrogenase, with protein sequence MENHFEEQLLTVIDEERVRRNEPLRRHTTFRVGGPADYLVMPVKAEEIKGAIQLCHKEGVPYYILGNGSNLLVGDKGYRGVMMKFHQSLNRLRVEGNVIRAEAGCSLAQIAVTALEAGLTGFEFAAGIPGTLGGAVVMNAGAYGGEMKDVLRSATVLTRDGDILELPLAELEMGYRTSIISRKDYIVLEARISLQRGEREEIRSKMEDLRKRRVEKQPLEYPSAGSTFKRPEGYFAGKLIQDSGLRGSRIGGAQVSEKHCGFVINTGDATAEDIVNLIRHVVNTVKEKFGVTLEPEVKRIGEF encoded by the coding sequence ATGGAAAATCATTTTGAAGAACAGTTACTTACGGTTATAGATGAAGAGCGGGTCCGCAGGAACGAGCCGCTTAGAAGACACACGACATTCAGGGTGGGAGGCCCGGCAGACTACCTGGTGATGCCGGTAAAGGCAGAGGAGATAAAAGGCGCGATCCAGTTATGCCACAAGGAGGGCGTGCCATATTATATACTGGGGAATGGAAGCAATCTTCTTGTGGGGGACAAGGGGTATCGAGGCGTGATGATGAAGTTTCACCAGTCCCTGAACCGTCTCCGGGTAGAGGGCAATGTGATTCGCGCCGAGGCGGGCTGCTCCCTTGCGCAGATTGCGGTAACAGCACTTGAGGCAGGACTTACCGGTTTTGAATTTGCGGCGGGTATTCCGGGGACGTTAGGCGGTGCTGTGGTGATGAATGCAGGTGCTTACGGTGGTGAGATGAAGGACGTGCTCAGATCCGCGACCGTGCTCACAAGGGACGGGGATATTCTGGAGCTTCCCCTTGCGGAACTGGAGATGGGGTACCGCACCAGCATCATTTCCCGAAAGGATTATATTGTTCTGGAGGCGCGGATCAGCCTGCAAAGAGGAGAACGGGAAGAGATCCGCTCGAAGATGGAGGATCTGCGGAAAAGAAGGGTGGAGAAGCAGCCGCTTGAGTATCCCAGTGCCGGAAGTACGTTTAAACGCCCGGAAGGGTATTTCGCCGGGAAACTTATACAGGATTCGGGCCTTAGAGGCTCGCGGATCGGCGGGGCGCAGGTGTCTGAAAAGCATTGCGGCTTCGTGATCAATACAGGAGATGCCACGGCGGAGGATATCGTGAACCTGATCCGGCACGTGGTGAATACCGTAAAAGAGAAATTCGGCGTGACATTAGAGCCGGAAGTGAAGAGGATAGGAGAATTCTAA
- a CDS encoding diacylglycerol kinase family protein yields the protein MKRVLFIYNPNAGKGLLKPKLSDILDIIVKAGYEVVVYPTQSYKDAYRKVKSFTEDYDRVICSGGDGTLDEVVTGMMRREHKIPIGYIPTGTTNDFASSLHIPKGLLEAASTAVHGTEFACDIGRFNKDVFVYIAAFGLFTDVSYQTKQEIKNVLGHLAYVMEGVTRIFDIPSYHLKVIHDGEEIEDEFVFGMVTNSRSVGGFRNMVGKNVIFDDGEFEVTLIKTPKNPLALQEIVASLLISQFDTKYMYSFKASHIEFESLEEIPWTLDGEFGGQHDHVVIDNCNKALSIMVPVESLEEE from the coding sequence ATGAAGCGGGTATTGTTTATCTATAATCCTAATGCGGGAAAAGGACTTTTGAAACCAAAACTTTCAGATATTCTTGATATAATTGTAAAGGCCGGATACGAGGTCGTGGTGTATCCGACTCAAAGCTATAAAGACGCGTATAGAAAGGTGAAGAGCTTTACGGAGGATTATGACCGTGTGATCTGCAGTGGCGGGGACGGCACGCTGGATGAGGTCGTGACCGGAATGATGAGGCGGGAGCATAAGATACCGATTGGCTATATTCCCACCGGAACAACGAACGATTTTGCAAGCAGCCTCCATATCCCCAAGGGGCTTTTGGAAGCGGCCAGTACTGCAGTTCATGGTACGGAATTTGCCTGCGATATCGGAAGGTTTAATAAGGACGTGTTCGTATATATTGCGGCCTTTGGACTCTTTACGGATGTGTCCTATCAGACGAAGCAGGAGATCAAGAATGTGCTGGGGCATCTGGCATATGTGATGGAAGGTGTGACCCGGATCTTCGACATTCCCTCCTATCATTTGAAAGTAATACATGACGGGGAAGAGATTGAAGATGAGTTCGTATTTGGTATGGTGACGAATTCGCGCTCCGTAGGAGGTTTCCGTAATATGGTGGGGAAGAACGTGATTTTTGATGACGGAGAATTTGAAGTGACGCTCATTAAGACACCGAAGAATCCACTGGCACTTCAGGAGATTGTGGCTTCCCTTTTGATCAGTCAGTTCGATACGAAGTATATGTATTCCTTTAAGGCCAGCCATATTGAGTTTGAATCGCTGGAGGAGATCCCCTGGACACTGGACGGAGAGTTCGGTGGCCAGCATGACCATGTGGTGATCGATAACTGTAATAAAGCGCTGTCCATCATGGTTCCGGTGGAAAGTCTGGAAGAAGAGTAG
- a CDS encoding HPr family phosphocarrier protein, which yields MIKKPITIQFSEGLDARPIALLVQEASQYASSVYIEVADKQVNAKSIMGMMSLRLTPGEEITVVAEGRDEDAAAKGIESFLVNVKDK from the coding sequence ATGATTAAGAAACCGATAACGATTCAATTTTCTGAGGGATTAGATGCCAGACCGATCGCACTGTTGGTGCAGGAGGCAAGTCAATATGCCAGTTCAGTATACATAGAGGTGGCTGACAAGCAGGTGAATGCCAAGAGCATCATGGGAATGATGAGTTTGCGGTTAACACCGGGCGAAGAGATTACGGTTGTGGCAGAAGGAAGAGATGAGGACGCTGCGGCAAAAGGGATAGAATCTTTCCTTGTAAATGTAAAAGATAAATAA
- a CDS encoding hemolysin family protein, which yields MDPSSVTQIVILFILLLLSGFFSSAETALTTVNKIRMRSLAEEGNRRAATVLNITENSGKMLSAILIGNNIVNLSAASLTTTLAYSLGGSAVALASGILTLLILLFGEITPKTMATIHAERVSLFYAPVIHIFMKLMTPVIFLVNSLSMGVLFLLRIDPNARTDVMTETELRTIVDVSHEDGVIESEEKEMIYNVFDLGDAKAKDVMVPRINVTFADVNCTYEELLELFREDKFTRLPVYEESKDNVIGTINMKDLLLFDNKKNDFHIRNILREAYFTYEYKNISELLVEMRQASFNIAIVLDEYGETSGLITLEDILEEIVGEIHDEYDENEEEEIRALNEREYVAAGYTNLDDLNDSLDIHLESEDYDSIGGFIIGLLDRLPSAGDEVTTEDGIRIVVEKLDKNRIEQVHLYLPQQKVTTKEDKRSHDTRESD from the coding sequence GTGGACCCTAGTAGTGTCACGCAAATCGTAATTCTATTCATTTTACTTCTGCTGTCCGGCTTTTTTTCATCGGCAGAGACAGCACTGACGACCGTAAACAAGATACGGATGCGTTCCCTGGCGGAGGAGGGGAACCGGCGCGCAGCGACCGTCCTGAATATTACAGAGAATTCCGGGAAGATGCTCAGCGCGATTCTGATCGGCAATAACATTGTCAATCTCTCCGCGGCTTCACTGACTACCACTTTGGCGTACAGTCTGGGCGGCTCGGCAGTTGCACTTGCCAGCGGTATCCTGACTCTTCTGATCCTGCTCTTCGGCGAGATTACCCCGAAGACCATGGCGACGATCCACGCCGAGAGGGTATCACTTTTTTACGCACCTGTTATTCATATATTCATGAAGCTCATGACCCCCGTCATTTTTCTCGTGAACAGTTTGTCGATGGGTGTACTTTTCCTGCTTCGGATCGATCCGAATGCACGAACGGATGTCATGACCGAGACTGAGCTTCGGACCATCGTAGATGTCAGCCACGAAGACGGAGTCATCGAGTCAGAAGAAAAAGAAATGATCTATAACGTGTTCGATTTAGGCGACGCCAAGGCGAAGGACGTTATGGTCCCAAGGATTAACGTAACGTTTGCTGACGTAAACTGCACCTATGAGGAGCTGCTCGAATTATTCCGGGAGGATAAATTCACACGTCTCCCCGTATATGAAGAGTCAAAGGATAATGTAATAGGCACGATCAATATGAAGGACCTGTTACTGTTCGATAATAAGAAGAATGATTTCCACATTCGGAATATTTTAAGAGAGGCATATTTTACTTACGAGTACAAGAATATTTCCGAGCTATTGGTAGAGATGCGACAGGCTTCTTTCAATATCGCTATTGTGCTGGACGAATATGGCGAGACCTCCGGGCTCATCACTCTGGAAGATATCCTGGAGGAGATCGTGGGCGAGATCCACGACGAATACGATGAGAACGAGGAAGAAGAGATCCGCGCCCTGAACGAACGGGAATATGTCGCGGCCGGATATACCAATCTGGACGATTTGAACGACAGTCTGGATATCCATCTGGAATCAGAGGATTATGATTCCATCGGAGGATTTATCATTGGTCTGCTTGACCGGCTTCCGTCTGCCGGCGATGAGGTGACTACCGAGGACGGTATCCGAATCGTGGTAGAAAAGCTGGATAAGAACCGGATCGAGCAGGTACACCTGTATCTGCCACAGCAAAAGGTGACAACAAAGGAAGACAAACGCAGTCATGATACAAGGGAGTCCGACTAA
- a CDS encoding CidA/LrgA family protein — translation MKYMRQFGIILGVTCIGEVLKYFIPLPIPGSIYGLVLMLAFLMLGVIKLEKVKETGEFLIEIMPLMFIPAAVGLITSWEQLSSILVPVCVITVVTTFLVMIVTGKVTDLVIFRKKGEQRDESTHA, via the coding sequence ATGAAATACATGAGACAATTTGGAATCATATTGGGGGTGACCTGTATAGGAGAGGTGCTGAAATATTTTATACCCCTTCCGATTCCTGGAAGTATTTATGGGTTGGTGCTAATGCTGGCCTTTCTTATGCTGGGAGTCATAAAGCTGGAGAAAGTCAAAGAGACTGGAGAGTTTCTGATTGAGATCATGCCGCTGATGTTCATACCGGCGGCGGTGGGACTCATCACTTCATGGGAGCAGCTCAGCAGTATTTTGGTGCCCGTGTGCGTGATTACGGTAGTCACTACATTTCTGGTCATGATCGTGACCGGAAAAGTCACTGATTTGGTCATCTTCAGAAAGAAAGGGGAACAGCGCGATGAATCAACTCATGCTTAA